A portion of the Segatella copri DSM 18205 genome contains these proteins:
- the pdxS gene encoding pyridoxal 5'-phosphate synthase lyase subunit PdxS encodes MAENRQELNRNLAQMLKGGVIMDVTTPEQAKIAEAAGACAVMALERIPADIRAAGGVSRMSDPKMIKGIQEAVSIPVMAKCRIGHFAEAQILQAIEIDYIDESEVLSPADNVYHIDKTQFDVPFVCGAKNLGEALRRIAEGATMIRTKGEPGTGDVVQAVTHMRMMQSEIRRLVSMSEDELYEAAKQLQAPYDLVKYVHENGKLPVVNFAAGGVATPADAALMMQLGAEGVFVGSGIFKSGNPAKRAQAIVKAVTNYNDPKMLAELSEDLGEAMVGINEQEIALLMAERGK; translated from the coding sequence ATGGCAGAAAATAGACAAGAATTGAACCGCAACTTGGCTCAGATGCTCAAGGGTGGTGTGATTATGGACGTAACAACTCCAGAACAGGCAAAAATCGCAGAGGCAGCAGGTGCATGCGCAGTAATGGCTTTGGAACGTATTCCAGCTGACATCCGTGCAGCAGGTGGTGTTTCACGTATGAGCGACCCTAAGATGATCAAGGGTATTCAGGAGGCTGTTTCTATCCCTGTAATGGCTAAGTGCCGCATCGGTCACTTCGCTGAGGCTCAGATTCTTCAGGCTATCGAAATCGACTATATTGACGAGAGCGAGGTGCTCTCTCCAGCTGATAATGTTTATCACATTGACAAGACTCAGTTTGACGTACCATTCGTTTGTGGTGCCAAGAACCTGGGTGAGGCGCTCCGCCGTATTGCTGAGGGTGCTACGATGATCCGTACCAAGGGTGAGCCAGGAACAGGTGATGTGGTTCAGGCTGTTACCCACATGCGTATGATGCAGAGCGAAATCCGCCGCCTGGTTTCTATGAGCGAGGATGAACTTTACGAGGCAGCCAAGCAGTTGCAGGCTCCTTACGACCTGGTGAAGTATGTTCACGAGAACGGCAAGTTGCCAGTGGTTAACTTCGCTGCCGGTGGTGTGGCTACTCCAGCTGATGCTGCCCTGATGATGCAGCTCGGTGCCGAGGGTGTATTCGTAGGCTCTGGAATCTTCAAGAGCGGTAACCCAGCTAAGCGTGCCCAGGCTATCGTGAAGGCAGTTACCAACTACAACGACCCTAAGATGCTGGCTGAGTTGAGCGAGGACCTCGGTGAGGCAATGGTAGGTATCAATGAGCAGGAGATAGCTTTGCTCATGGCTGAAAGAGGTAAGTAA
- the pdxT gene encoding pyridoxal 5'-phosphate synthase glutaminase subunit PdxT yields MRIAVLALQGAFAEHRQKLAQLGVDSFEVRQLKDWNQPKDGLIIPGGESTTQAKLLNELGLMDPVKVAIAAGLPVYGTCAGLILLAKKIEGEPSQRIASMDITALRNAYGRQLGSFYIEAPMKGIEGNIPMTFIRAPYIKEVWGDAEVLAEVDGKIVAARQGNQLVTAFHPELNESLEIHKYFLGMCSK; encoded by the coding sequence ATGAGAATAGCAGTATTAGCTTTACAAGGCGCTTTTGCTGAGCACAGACAGAAGTTGGCTCAGTTGGGCGTGGATAGTTTCGAGGTTCGCCAGTTGAAGGATTGGAACCAGCCAAAGGATGGCTTGATTATTCCGGGCGGTGAGAGTACTACCCAGGCGAAACTCTTGAATGAATTGGGATTGATGGATCCAGTGAAGGTGGCGATTGCTGCCGGCTTGCCAGTTTATGGTACCTGTGCCGGTTTGATTCTTCTTGCCAAGAAGATTGAGGGCGAGCCTAGCCAGCGCATTGCTTCGATGGACATCACGGCTTTGAGAAATGCCTACGGTCGCCAGTTGGGCAGTTTCTACATCGAGGCTCCGATGAAGGGCATCGAGGGAAATATCCCAATGACTTTCATCCGTGCCCCTTATATTAAAGAGGTGTGGGGAGATGCTGAGGTTCTTGCTGAGGTAGATGGCAAGATTGTGGCTGCCCGCCAGGGTAACCAGCTCGTTACCGCCTTTCATCCTGAACTGAACGAAAGTCTGGAGATTCATAAGTATTTTCTGGGGATGTGCAGCAAGTAG
- a CDS encoding AAA family ATPase: MVQLNPFIIEGYLSPEYFCDRVEETALLTRHLTNRCNVALIAPRRLGKSGLIYNCFQKENIREQYHCIYIDIYDTKNLNEFVYALGKGILTALKPKGRKVWEFFLNMLQSLKSTITFDINGNPEWSVGLGDIQAPDITLDEIFAYLEQADKPCLVAIDEFQTVANYPEKTVEATLRKRIQNCHNANFVFSGSKRHMMALMFTSQSRPFYHSSSIMGLEAINEQTYLDFANHHLARNNKEISAAAFTYLYHHFDGITWYIQYVLNMLYTSISDRSLLQEDDVRMAIDSILSQQRFAYQALLYQLTAKQKQLLIAIAQEGKPSSLMSQEFLQKYHLGASTVQGAVKTLLDRDFITQDEGVYQLCDKFLELSLRAG; encoded by the coding sequence ATGGTACAGTTAAATCCTTTTATTATTGAAGGCTATCTTTCGCCGGAATATTTCTGTGATAGGGTAGAGGAAACAGCTCTTCTTACCCGCCATTTGACCAATCGGTGCAATGTCGCATTGATTGCACCAAGACGTCTGGGTAAGTCGGGACTGATTTATAATTGTTTTCAGAAGGAAAACATCCGTGAGCAGTATCATTGCATCTATATTGATATTTATGATACGAAGAATTTGAACGAATTCGTCTATGCGCTGGGCAAGGGAATCCTGACGGCACTCAAGCCAAAGGGCAGGAAAGTATGGGAATTTTTCCTGAATATGCTCCAGTCTCTGAAGTCAACTATCACTTTTGACATCAATGGAAATCCGGAGTGGAGTGTTGGTTTGGGAGATATTCAGGCTCCGGATATTACGCTGGATGAGATCTTCGCTTATCTCGAACAGGCAGATAAACCTTGTCTGGTGGCGATAGATGAGTTTCAGACAGTTGCAAACTATCCAGAGAAAACCGTTGAGGCAACCTTGCGTAAGCGAATACAGAATTGCCACAATGCAAACTTTGTCTTTTCTGGCTCCAAGCGCCACATGATGGCATTGATGTTTACTTCCCAGTCACGCCCGTTCTATCATAGTTCGAGTATCATGGGGTTGGAGGCAATCAATGAGCAGACTTACCTGGATTTTGCCAATCACCATCTTGCCAGGAACAATAAAGAGATAAGTGCAGCGGCTTTTACCTATTTATATCATCATTTCGATGGCATTACCTGGTATATTCAGTATGTACTCAATATGCTTTATACTTCAATTTCTGATAGGTCTTTGTTGCAGGAGGATGATGTCAGGATGGCGATAGATAGCATCCTTTCCCAGCAACGCTTTGCCTATCAGGCCTTGCTGTATCAGCTTACAGCCAAGCAGAAACAGCTTCTCATAGCCATTGCTCAGGAAGGTAAGCCTTCTTCCCTGATGTCGCAAGAGTTCTTGCAGAAGTATCATCTTGGTGCAAGCACCGTGCAGGGAGCTGTCAAGACCTTACTGGACAGAGACTTTATCACGCAAGATGAAGGCGTTTACCAATTATGTGACAAGTTTTTGGAGCTGAGCCTGCGAGCTGGTTGA
- a CDS encoding UDP-N-acetylmuramoyl-tripeptide--D-alanyl-D-alanine ligase: MDISELYQIYQAHPVITTDSRDCPEGSIFLALKGASFDGNKFADMALEKGCAYVIVDEKEYAKEGEERYILVEDCLTTFKELAREHRRHFDIPVVGITGTNGKTTTKELVSAVLGEKFNVMFTQGNFNNDVGVPKTLFRLSPENEIAVVEMGASHPGDIRKLVEYVEPTCGMITNVGRAHLQGFGSFEGVKKTKGELYDYLAANDALVFINADNEHLMQMAEQRNINRLITYGKDENCDVWGEVISCAPFLKFRWRTESFDWHEVQTHLIGSYNIDNMLAAITIGLHFDVKPQQIDHALENYIPSNNRSQLEETAHNKLVVDAYNANPSSMAAAIENFRMMDVPHKMAILGQMGELGEVSHEEHQKVVDQLQTAGLENVWLVGDEFKDIPCSYRKFQNVEEVKEALKANQPHDHYILIKGSNSVKLFQLPELL, encoded by the coding sequence ATGGATATTTCAGAACTCTATCAGATTTACCAAGCGCACCCAGTGATTACCACTGACAGCCGCGACTGCCCAGAGGGCAGCATCTTCCTGGCTTTGAAGGGTGCATCGTTTGATGGCAACAAGTTTGCCGACATGGCTTTGGAGAAAGGCTGTGCCTATGTGATTGTAGATGAAAAAGAGTATGCCAAGGAAGGCGAGGAACGCTACATCCTCGTAGAGGACTGCCTCACCACCTTCAAGGAACTAGCCCGTGAGCATCGCCGCCACTTCGATATTCCTGTGGTAGGCATCACCGGAACCAACGGCAAGACCACCACCAAGGAACTCGTCTCTGCTGTTCTCGGCGAGAAGTTCAACGTGATGTTCACCCAGGGTAACTTCAATAATGATGTAGGCGTACCAAAGACCCTCTTCCGTCTCTCACCAGAGAATGAGATTGCCGTTGTAGAGATGGGTGCTTCCCATCCTGGTGACATTCGAAAACTCGTGGAATACGTGGAACCAACCTGCGGTATGATTACCAACGTGGGCCGTGCCCATCTGCAGGGATTCGGAAGCTTCGAAGGCGTAAAGAAGACCAAGGGAGAGCTCTATGATTACCTCGCAGCCAACGATGCCCTCGTCTTCATCAATGCAGACAACGAGCATCTGATGCAGATGGCTGAGCAGCGCAACATCAACCGCCTCATCACATACGGCAAGGATGAAAACTGCGATGTATGGGGAGAAGTCATCTCCTGCGCTCCTTTCCTGAAGTTCCGCTGGCGCACCGAGAGTTTCGACTGGCATGAGGTTCAAACCCATCTCATCGGCTCTTACAATATCGACAACATGCTTGCTGCCATCACCATCGGTCTTCATTTCGATGTGAAGCCTCAGCAGATAGATCATGCCCTGGAGAACTACATCCCAAGCAACAACCGTTCGCAGTTGGAAGAGACGGCGCACAACAAGCTGGTGGTGGATGCCTACAATGCCAACCCTTCGAGCATGGCAGCCGCCATCGAGAACTTCCGCATGATGGATGTGCCTCATAAGATGGCGATTCTCGGACAGATGGGCGAACTCGGCGAAGTGAGCCATGAGGAGCACCAGAAGGTAGTAGACCAATTGCAGACAGCTGGTCTGGAGAATGTATGGCTGGTGGGCGATGAATTCAAGGATATTCCATGCAGCTACCGCAAGTTCCAGAATGTAGAGGAGGTGAAGGAAGCGCTCAAGGCGAACCAGCCTCATGACCATTACATCCTCATCAAAGGCAGCAACAGCGTGAAGCTCTTCCAGCTTCCGGAGTTGTTATAA
- the folP gene encoding dihydropteroate synthase: MEYTINIKGRLMDLSIPQVMGILNVTPDSFYSGSRKQTEMEIAQRANQIIEEGGSIIDVGAFSTRPGADEVSEEEEGRRLKFALDIVRREQPDAAVSVDTYRPTLARKCIEEWGADIINDVSEGGITGIANVPLEQRQEEYPEMFRVVGELKVPYILMSVQPTLETMMKGFAREVQQLRDLGAKDIILDPGFGFGKNLIQNYQIYNEMEKLNVMELPVLVGISRKSMIYKLLGGDATTSLNGTSVLDTIALMKGASILRVHDVKEAAEAVKIIEAMKEGRT, encoded by the coding sequence ATGGAATATACGATCAATATCAAGGGGCGCTTGATGGATTTGAGTATCCCTCAGGTGATGGGCATCCTGAACGTTACGCCCGACAGTTTCTACTCTGGCAGTAGAAAACAGACTGAAATGGAGATAGCTCAGAGAGCTAATCAGATTATAGAAGAAGGTGGAAGCATCATTGATGTGGGCGCTTTCTCCACCCGTCCCGGTGCCGATGAAGTATCGGAAGAGGAGGAGGGAAGACGCCTGAAGTTTGCTCTCGACATCGTTCGCAGGGAGCAACCGGATGCTGCCGTCTCCGTAGATACCTATCGCCCAACCTTGGCACGTAAGTGTATCGAGGAGTGGGGAGCCGATATCATCAACGATGTATCAGAAGGTGGAATTACTGGTATCGCCAATGTACCGCTGGAGCAGAGACAGGAGGAATATCCTGAAATGTTCCGTGTGGTGGGCGAGCTGAAGGTACCTTATATATTAATGTCGGTGCAGCCTACGCTCGAAACGATGATGAAGGGCTTTGCCAGAGAGGTACAGCAGTTGCGCGACCTGGGAGCCAAGGACATCATCCTCGACCCAGGCTTCGGCTTCGGCAAGAATCTCATCCAGAATTATCAGATTTATAATGAGATGGAGAAGTTGAACGTGATGGAACTTCCGGTTCTGGTAGGCATCTCCCGCAAGAGTATGATATACAAGCTGCTGGGTGGAGATGCTACGACATCGCTCAATGGAACTTCCGTGCTCGACACCATCGCCCTGATGAAGGGCGCCAGCATCCTCAGAGTGCACGATGTGAAAGAAGCTGCTGAGGCTGTGAAGATAATAGAAGCAATGAAGGAGGGACGCACATGA
- the cdaA gene encoding diadenylate cyclase CdaA: MIEFGIKDFLDILLVASLLFYVYRLMKESRSLNIFVGIMLFVLIWLFVSQILEMRLLGSILDKLVSVGVIALIVIFQEDIRRFLYEIGSQKGMRRLVRFFHSSKESQKEANKETIMPIVMACMSMAKKYVGALIVIERGVPLKDIMDTGEEIDAKINQRLIENIFFKNSPLHDGAMVVSNKRIMAAGCILPVSHNLDIPKELGLRHRAALGISQSSDAIAVIVSEETGRISVAIKGEFKLRLSAEELESILTLEMI; this comes from the coding sequence ATGATAGAATTTGGCATCAAAGACTTTCTCGATATTCTCCTGGTAGCCTCGCTGCTGTTCTATGTTTATCGTCTGATGAAGGAATCGCGCTCCCTGAACATCTTCGTGGGCATCATGCTCTTCGTGCTTATCTGGCTCTTTGTGAGTCAGATACTGGAAATGCGTCTGCTGGGTTCTATCCTGGATAAACTGGTGAGCGTGGGAGTCATCGCCCTCATCGTCATCTTCCAGGAGGATATCCGTAGATTCCTTTATGAAATCGGTTCGCAGAAAGGTATGCGCCGGCTGGTTCGCTTCTTCCACTCCAGCAAGGAGAGCCAGAAGGAGGCTAACAAGGAGACCATCATGCCGATTGTGATGGCGTGTATGAGTATGGCGAAGAAATACGTAGGTGCTCTTATCGTTATAGAGCGAGGCGTTCCACTGAAGGACATCATGGATACGGGTGAGGAGATAGACGCCAAGATTAACCAGCGGCTGATAGAGAATATTTTCTTCAAGAATTCGCCGCTTCATGATGGAGCCATGGTAGTGAGCAATAAGCGCATCATGGCAGCCGGATGTATTCTGCCTGTGAGTCATAACCTCGATATTCCGAAGGAACTGGGACTCCGCCATCGTGCCGCTCTCGGAATATCACAGAGCAGTGATGCCATCGCCGTCATTGTATCCGAGGAGACCGGACGAATCAGCGTGGCCATCAAGGGCGAGTTCAAACTCAGACTCTCGGCCGAGGAACTGGAAAGCATCCTTACTCTGGAAATGATATAA
- the pta gene encoding phosphate acetyltransferase, whose protein sequence is MDLLQQIVARAKADKQRIVLPEAEEERTLKAADKVLADDLADIILIGNPANIKNLAAQWGLNNIDKATIVDPQNNPKTEEYAEKLAELRKKKGMTVEQARELVTKNNLYLGCMIIKTEGADGQISGALSTTGDTLRPALQIIKCTPGITCVSGAMLLISDQKQYGQDGVVVMGDVAVTPNPTADQLAQIAYTTAHTAQSVAGITDPQIAMLSFSTKGSAKDAINKETGKSVYIIDKVKDAVAIAKEKFPELHLDGELQADAALVPEVAAKKAPGSDVAGKANVLVVPNLEVGNIGYKLVQRLGGAIAIGPILQGIARPVNDLSRGCSVDDIYYMVAITACQAQDAKKA, encoded by the coding sequence ATGGATTTATTACAGCAAATCGTAGCTCGCGCTAAAGCTGACAAGCAGCGCATCGTGCTCCCTGAAGCAGAAGAGGAGCGTACATTGAAAGCAGCCGATAAAGTTTTGGCTGATGATCTCGCAGACATCATCCTCATCGGTAACCCTGCCAATATTAAGAATCTCGCTGCTCAGTGGGGTCTTAACAACATCGACAAGGCTACTATCGTTGATCCACAAAACAACCCTAAGACTGAGGAGTATGCTGAGAAGCTCGCTGAACTTCGCAAGAAGAAGGGCATGACCGTAGAGCAGGCTCGTGAACTCGTAACTAAGAACAACCTCTACCTCGGTTGTATGATTATCAAGACTGAGGGCGCTGATGGTCAGATTTCTGGTGCATTGAGCACTACTGGTGATACTCTCCGTCCAGCTCTTCAGATCATCAAGTGTACTCCAGGTATCACTTGCGTAAGTGGTGCTATGTTGCTCATCTCAGACCAGAAGCAGTATGGTCAGGATGGCGTTGTAGTAATGGGTGACGTTGCTGTAACTCCAAACCCTACAGCAGACCAGCTTGCTCAGATTGCCTATACTACAGCTCATACAGCTCAGTCAGTGGCAGGTATTACTGATCCACAGATTGCCATGTTGAGCTTCTCTACAAAGGGTAGCGCAAAGGATGCTATCAACAAGGAGACTGGCAAGAGTGTTTATATTATTGACAAGGTAAAGGATGCCGTAGCTATTGCTAAGGAGAAGTTCCCAGAGCTTCATCTCGATGGTGAACTTCAGGCAGATGCAGCCCTCGTTCCTGAGGTAGCTGCCAAGAAGGCTCCAGGTTCTGACGTAGCTGGTAAGGCTAACGTTTTGGTAGTTCCTAACCTCGAGGTTGGTAACATCGGCTACAAGCTCGTTCAGCGTTTGGGTGGTGCCATCGCTATCGGTCCTATCCTCCAGGGTATTGCCCGTCCTGTAAACGATCTTTCTCGTGGTTGCTCTGTTGATGACATCTACTACATGGTAGCCATCACAGCTTGCCAGGCACAGGATGCTAAGAAGGCGTAA
- a CDS encoding acetate kinase — MKILVLNCGSSSIKYKLYNMDDESVLAQGGVERIGLDNAFIKVKLPNGEKKQIMHDMPDHKEGVNFVFKCLLDPEIGAIKDLKEIDAVGHRVVQGGDKFNESVIVDKSVEDGIEELCDLAPVHNAGHLKGIRAVDSLMPGTPQVCVFDNAFHSTMPDYAYLYAIPYELYEKYHVRRYGFHGTSHRYVSKRVCEILGLDQNNSKIITCHIGNGGSVAAVLNGKVLDTSMGLTPLAGLMMGSRCGDIDASAVTYLMEKLNMKPQEMADFLNKKSGVLGITGISSDMRDIENAANEGNEKAQLALRMYEYRIKKYIGAYTAAMGGVDAVVFTAGVGENQTDLREEACKNLEYLGIKINKEVNDKVRGEEAIISTDDSKVKVVVVPTDEEIVIARDTMELVANK; from the coding sequence ATGAAAATATTGGTTCTGAACTGCGGTAGTTCATCTATCAAGTACAAGTTATATAATATGGACGATGAGTCTGTATTGGCACAGGGTGGTGTAGAGCGTATCGGTCTTGATAACGCTTTCATCAAGGTGAAATTGCCTAACGGCGAGAAGAAGCAGATCATGCACGACATGCCTGACCACAAGGAAGGTGTGAACTTCGTGTTCAAGTGTCTGCTCGACCCGGAAATCGGTGCTATCAAGGACTTAAAGGAAATCGACGCAGTAGGACACCGTGTCGTACAGGGTGGTGACAAGTTCAACGAGAGTGTTATCGTTGACAAGAGCGTAGAGGATGGTATCGAGGAACTTTGCGACCTCGCTCCTGTTCACAACGCAGGTCACCTGAAGGGTATCCGTGCCGTTGACTCTTTGATGCCTGGCACTCCTCAGGTTTGCGTATTCGACAACGCATTCCACAGCACAATGCCAGACTACGCTTATCTCTATGCAATTCCTTACGAGTTGTACGAGAAGTATCACGTACGCCGTTATGGTTTCCACGGAACATCTCACCGCTATGTTTCTAAGCGTGTTTGCGAGATTCTCGGTCTCGACCAGAACAACTCCAAGATCATTACTTGCCACATCGGTAACGGTGGCTCTGTAGCTGCTGTATTGAACGGTAAGGTATTGGATACTTCAATGGGCTTGACCCCATTGGCTGGTCTGATGATGGGCTCACGTTGTGGTGACATCGATGCTTCTGCCGTTACCTACTTGATGGAGAAGTTGAACATGAAGCCACAGGAGATGGCTGACTTCCTGAACAAGAAGAGTGGTGTGCTCGGTATTACAGGTATTTCTTCTGATATGCGCGACATCGAGAACGCTGCCAACGAGGGTAACGAGAAGGCTCAGCTGGCTCTCCGCATGTACGAGTATCGCATCAAGAAGTACATTGGTGCTTACACAGCAGCTATGGGTGGCGTTGACGCTGTCGTATTTACAGCTGGTGTTGGTGAGAACCAGACCGACCTGCGCGAGGAAGCTTGCAAGAACCTGGAGTATCTTGGCATCAAGATTAACAAGGAAGTGAACGATAAGGTTCGTGGCGAGGAAGCTATCATCTCTACTGACGACAGTAAGGTGAAGGTAGTTGTAGTTCCTACCGACGAGGAGATTGTTATCGCTCGCGATACAATGGAATTGGTTGCTAACAAGTAA